One Bdellovibrio bacteriovorus str. Tiberius DNA segment encodes these proteins:
- a CDS encoding M13 family metallopeptidase translates to MLKLLLPLLVTPLMAQATKPAPKPTSEIPVKREFPLNSEISPCQNFHQYVCSKAESAFKLREDRSRHLFAFSDSRERLLETQMKFMKELPHQKNLDARTSQVRDYYLACMDSAAKARDEKAEVKALKAEMDQIKSLEEFILYTHAQMPRGLGSLIRLWPTNNLDNPKEIDAMLYSSLMELPDHKYYEQKDLMADYEKQLVLFFQSVDPKIKKADAVKKAQAQIALEQDFIKVFPVTAVRHQRWSEKRVASQKDLVKKYPNLKLDVLFKYAPEKLAVNTPIPESLDFLNAELPKRNLQVWKDAYLYGALSGIMDDGYPKFFASQFAFEKKFFGGPAKRPVRQERCTSEATRLFSKEIDAVLIEKVFPNFDESKVNEVASRIRQSILQGLEKNTWLSKDGKKEALAKIRTARLQLVKPHNDREWDFLPVKKYSSKQAIQNLRTYREARWEKAMQEMREPANMDAWGMSPLTVNAYYSSNENKFVLPIGILQFPFYDKDGSVIENLGAVGAVVGHELGHSIDDSGSKYDSQGRLRTWMTTKDIMEFNLRGQKMIDQFNRADHDGKLTLGENVADLVGLTFAYNAAFPEGKGSEKDKKDFFVAYGRLWCEVIRPDNAKLLRKTDPHSSGLARINEQVKQQPAFAETFQCKPGDPMTLPEKDRVQIW, encoded by the coding sequence ATGTTGAAGCTTCTCTTACCCCTGCTGGTGACTCCGCTGATGGCGCAGGCCACAAAACCCGCCCCGAAACCCACCTCTGAAATTCCGGTCAAACGTGAATTTCCCCTGAATTCAGAGATCAGCCCCTGCCAGAACTTCCATCAGTATGTGTGCTCCAAAGCGGAATCCGCTTTCAAACTGCGTGAAGACCGCAGCCGTCACCTGTTTGCCTTCAGTGATTCCCGTGAACGCCTGCTTGAAACCCAGATGAAATTCATGAAAGAGCTTCCGCACCAGAAAAATCTGGATGCACGCACTTCCCAGGTTCGTGATTACTATCTGGCGTGCATGGATTCCGCAGCCAAGGCCCGCGATGAAAAGGCTGAAGTCAAAGCCCTGAAAGCCGAAATGGATCAAATCAAATCCCTGGAAGAATTCATTCTTTACACCCACGCCCAGATGCCGCGCGGCTTGGGAAGCCTGATCCGCCTGTGGCCCACGAACAATCTGGACAACCCCAAAGAAATCGACGCCATGCTGTACTCAAGCCTGATGGAGCTTCCGGATCACAAGTACTATGAACAGAAGGACTTGATGGCCGACTATGAAAAACAACTGGTGCTGTTTTTCCAGTCCGTGGATCCTAAAATCAAAAAGGCCGACGCCGTAAAAAAGGCCCAGGCCCAAATCGCCCTGGAACAGGATTTCATCAAAGTCTTCCCGGTGACAGCAGTTCGTCATCAGCGCTGGAGCGAAAAACGTGTCGCCTCCCAGAAGGATCTTGTTAAAAAGTACCCGAACCTGAAGCTGGATGTTTTGTTCAAATATGCGCCGGAAAAGCTGGCGGTGAACACGCCGATTCCGGAATCTTTGGATTTCCTGAATGCCGAACTGCCAAAGCGTAATCTGCAAGTCTGGAAAGATGCGTATTTATATGGCGCCCTGAGCGGCATCATGGACGACGGCTATCCGAAATTCTTTGCTTCACAATTTGCCTTTGAAAAGAAATTCTTCGGCGGCCCGGCCAAGCGCCCGGTTCGTCAGGAACGCTGCACTTCGGAAGCCACCCGTTTGTTCTCGAAAGAAATCGACGCGGTTCTGATTGAAAAAGTGTTCCCGAATTTTGATGAAAGCAAAGTCAACGAAGTGGCGTCCCGCATTCGTCAAAGCATCCTGCAAGGCCTGGAAAAGAACACCTGGCTTTCCAAGGACGGCAAAAAAGAAGCCCTGGCCAAAATCCGCACGGCACGCCTGCAACTGGTGAAACCCCACAACGATCGCGAATGGGACTTCCTGCCGGTGAAAAAGTATTCCAGCAAACAGGCCATTCAAAACTTGCGCACTTACCGCGAAGCCCGCTGGGAAAAGGCCATGCAGGAAATGCGTGAACCGGCCAACATGGACGCCTGGGGAATGAGCCCGCTGACCGTGAATGCTTACTACAGCTCGAACGAAAACAAGTTCGTGCTGCCGATTGGGATCCTGCAATTCCCATTCTATGACAAAGACGGTTCTGTGATCGAAAATCTGGGCGCTGTGGGTGCCGTTGTCGGTCACGAACTGGGTCACAGCATCGATGACAGTGGTTCCAAATATGACTCTCAGGGACGCCTGCGCACCTGGATGACCACGAAGGACATCATGGAATTCAATCTGCGTGGCCAGAAGATGATTGATCAGTTCAACAGGGCCGACCACGACGGCAAGCTGACCTTGGGTGAAAACGTGGCCGATTTGGTTGGACTGACTTTTGCCTACAATGCCGCTTTCCCTGAAGGCAAAGGCAGTGAAAAAGACAAAAAGGATTTCTTCGTCGCCTATGGACGCCTGTGGTGTGAGGTGATCCGCCCGGACAATGCCAAACTGTTGCGTAAAACCGATCCGCATTCTTCAGGCCTGGCGCGCATCAACGAGCAGGTAAAACAACAGCCGGCGTTCGCGGAAACCTTCCAGTGTAAACCCGGGGATCCGATGACTCTCCCGGAAAAAGACCGAGTTCAAATCTGGTAA